The Leucobacter chromiiresistens genome has a window encoding:
- the nudC gene encoding NAD(+) diphosphatase produces the protein MTSNPTRPPLASGALDRDASTRMSEERLRDAWRDPAARLLRLRGVEIPVVSSGNGVRLAWRPASGDRAATDVYLGRIDGAPAFARSEPAAVDGAPAVDGAPAADGAAPAGERERAGAADERWTHPFQVGAGLPEVEREAIGVASALLRWQEAAGFSPRDGGPTEPIQGGWARLDAHGGEHFPRTDPAVIVLIEHDDRVLLGSNALWESGRFSLLAGFVEAGESLEQAVEREVFEESGVRLEEIAYVTSQPWPFPRSLMLGFRARLAAGSDPDALVADPTEISELRWFTRDELREPHESLTLPMPLSIARWMIDRWVAEGNTAAGDVRATR, from the coding sequence ATGACCTCGAACCCGACCAGGCCGCCGCTCGCGAGCGGAGCGCTCGATCGCGACGCGTCGACCCGCATGAGCGAGGAGCGGCTGCGCGACGCGTGGCGCGACCCGGCGGCGCGTCTCCTCCGGCTCCGCGGCGTCGAGATCCCGGTCGTTTCGAGCGGCAATGGGGTGCGGCTCGCGTGGCGCCCCGCCTCCGGCGACCGAGCGGCGACCGACGTGTACCTCGGACGCATCGACGGCGCCCCGGCGTTCGCCCGGAGCGAGCCCGCCGCGGTCGACGGCGCTCCCGCGGTCGACGGCGCGCCCGCGGCCGACGGCGCAGCGCCCGCAGGGGAGCGTGAGCGGGCCGGTGCGGCCGACGAGCGCTGGACGCACCCCTTCCAGGTCGGTGCGGGCCTCCCGGAGGTGGAGCGGGAGGCGATCGGCGTCGCCTCGGCGCTGCTGCGCTGGCAGGAGGCGGCCGGATTCTCGCCGCGCGACGGCGGGCCCACAGAGCCGATCCAGGGCGGTTGGGCGCGTCTGGACGCGCACGGGGGAGAGCACTTCCCGCGCACCGATCCCGCCGTGATCGTGCTGATCGAGCACGACGACCGCGTACTGCTCGGCTCGAATGCGCTCTGGGAGTCCGGCCGCTTCTCGCTGCTCGCCGGATTCGTCGAGGCCGGCGAATCGCTCGAGCAGGCCGTCGAGCGCGAGGTGTTCGAGGAATCCGGGGTGCGCCTGGAGGAGATCGCCTACGTCACGTCCCAGCCCTGGCCGTTCCCGAGATCGTTGATGCTCGGCTTCCGGGCGCGCCTGGCGGCGGGATCCGACCCCGATGCGCTCGTCGCCGATCCGACCGAGATCTCCGAGCTCCGATGGTTCACCCGCGATGAGCTCCGCGAGCCCCACGAGAGCCTGACACTCCCCATGCCGCTGTCGATCGCGCGGTGGATGATCGACCGCTGGGTCGCGGAGGGCAACACCGCAGCGGGCGACGTGCGGGCGACGCGGTGA
- a CDS encoding UPF0182 family protein: MNEDVTDPNAPAQATRQRRLSPLAITIVLVVILILGFLAVAAVLTEVLWYRQTGFLPVLTTQWLAAGAMFLIGFVGIAVPVFFAIDIAYRKRPVYARLTAQLDRYQELFEPLRRLVKWGLPAVVGLFGGFSTAAQWQSVLLWINGERTGETDAQFGLDISFFLFDLPMLQGIVTFASAATLLALIAGVATSYLYGGIAFSGRDVRVSKATRIQAAVLATLYLVLQAASLWLDQYRTLTGTAGIRTGAMFSDVNAVIPGKQILAGIAIIVAVLFIVTAFTGKWRLPVIGTALLIASSLVLGVGYPWAIQQFQVGPDEKSLESEYIERNIAATRAAYGIEDVEKERYDAVTDAEPGALRNDATTTANIRIIDPEIVSPTFAQLEQIRQYYQFPSSLNVDRYEIDGQVEDTVSAVRDINIEEQTGWYNRTLVYTHGYGLVAAFGNQRSPGGEPVFLENGIPTSGKLGTFEPRIYFGMDSPEYSIVGGDRSKAIELDFPADAESTAEASAENADDAQPAEPGAESPAGDEETTEQAVEGEEAGEDGGRQNMTTFSGDGGPVLDNIFTKLIYALKFQDMEVLLSGAVVDGSQILYDRNPVDRVQKVAPYLTIDKAPYASVVDGRVVWIVDGYTTSDDYPYSEASDMNALTVDADASERDPLGKPINYIRNSVKATVDAYDGSVSLYAWDTEDPLLKSWSKIFPDTLKDVSEMSGDLLSHVRYPSDLFKVQRAMLGEYHVTDADAFYSAEDKWRTPDDPVSTATAGAAKLAQPPYYLTLAAGADADPNYSIYSTYIPDQSGEGSRDILTGYLAANSNAGSEDGTVSEDYGKLKLLTLPKGDPIPGPGQVQNSFTTDSNVSNLLNILRQGESQVISGNLLTLPVGGGLLYVQPVYVQAKSGTSFPILQKVLVAFGDQIAFEDTLDEALDALFGGNSGADAGDTGTTPTTEDPETGDAEAGDSGDGGSGGGATGTLRETLTEMQDALKARDTAMQEGDWAAYGEADERLKQAIEAALEAQ; the protein is encoded by the coding sequence GTGAACGAAGACGTGACCGACCCGAACGCCCCGGCTCAGGCCACCCGTCAACGCCGGCTCTCGCCGCTTGCGATCACCATCGTGCTGGTGGTGATCCTGATCCTCGGCTTCCTCGCGGTCGCAGCGGTGCTCACCGAGGTGCTGTGGTACCGCCAGACCGGCTTCCTGCCGGTGCTCACCACCCAGTGGCTCGCCGCAGGTGCGATGTTCCTCATCGGATTCGTGGGCATCGCGGTTCCGGTCTTCTTCGCGATCGACATCGCCTACCGCAAGCGCCCGGTGTACGCGCGGCTCACCGCCCAGCTCGACCGCTACCAGGAGCTCTTCGAACCGCTCCGCCGTCTGGTGAAGTGGGGCCTGCCCGCCGTGGTCGGTCTCTTCGGCGGATTCAGCACCGCCGCGCAGTGGCAGAGCGTGCTGCTGTGGATCAACGGGGAGCGCACCGGCGAGACCGACGCGCAGTTCGGCCTCGACATCTCCTTCTTCCTGTTCGACCTGCCCATGCTGCAGGGCATCGTGACGTTCGCCTCGGCGGCGACCCTCCTGGCCCTCATCGCCGGCGTCGCGACCAGCTACCTCTACGGCGGCATCGCGTTCTCCGGTCGCGACGTGCGCGTGTCGAAGGCGACCCGCATCCAGGCGGCCGTGCTCGCCACGCTGTACCTCGTGCTCCAGGCGGCGAGCCTCTGGCTCGACCAGTACCGCACCCTCACGGGCACCGCCGGTATTCGCACGGGCGCCATGTTCTCCGACGTCAACGCCGTGATCCCGGGCAAGCAGATCCTCGCCGGCATCGCGATCATCGTCGCAGTCCTCTTCATCGTGACCGCGTTCACCGGGAAGTGGCGGCTGCCCGTGATCGGCACCGCCCTCCTCATCGCCTCGAGCCTCGTGCTCGGCGTCGGGTACCCGTGGGCGATCCAGCAGTTCCAGGTCGGCCCCGACGAGAAGAGCCTGGAATCCGAGTACATCGAGCGCAACATCGCCGCGACGCGAGCGGCGTACGGCATCGAAGACGTGGAGAAGGAGCGGTACGACGCCGTCACCGACGCGGAGCCCGGCGCGCTGCGCAACGACGCGACGACCACCGCGAACATCCGCATCATCGATCCCGAGATCGTCTCGCCGACGTTCGCGCAGCTCGAGCAGATCCGCCAGTACTACCAGTTCCCGAGCTCGCTGAACGTCGACCGCTACGAGATCGACGGCCAGGTCGAGGACACCGTGTCAGCCGTGCGCGACATCAACATCGAGGAGCAGACCGGCTGGTACAACCGCACGCTCGTGTACACCCATGGCTACGGCCTCGTCGCCGCCTTCGGCAACCAGCGCTCGCCCGGCGGCGAGCCGGTCTTCCTGGAGAACGGCATCCCGACGAGCGGCAAGCTCGGCACGTTCGAGCCGCGCATCTACTTCGGCATGGACTCGCCCGAGTACTCCATCGTCGGCGGCGATCGCTCGAAGGCGATCGAGCTCGACTTCCCGGCCGACGCGGAGAGCACGGCCGAGGCCTCCGCCGAGAACGCGGACGACGCCCAGCCCGCCGAGCCCGGCGCCGAGTCGCCTGCGGGCGACGAGGAGACGACCGAGCAGGCCGTCGAGGGCGAGGAGGCCGGCGAGGACGGCGGGCGTCAGAACATGACGACGTTCTCGGGCGACGGCGGCCCCGTGCTCGACAACATCTTCACGAAGCTCATCTACGCGCTGAAGTTCCAGGACATGGAGGTGCTCCTCTCGGGCGCGGTCGTCGACGGATCGCAGATCCTCTACGATCGCAACCCTGTCGATCGCGTGCAGAAGGTCGCCCCCTACCTCACGATCGACAAGGCGCCCTACGCGTCGGTCGTCGACGGGCGCGTCGTGTGGATCGTCGACGGATACACGACCTCCGACGACTACCCGTACTCCGAGGCCTCGGATATGAACGCCCTGACGGTGGATGCCGACGCGTCCGAGCGCGACCCGCTCGGCAAGCCGATCAACTACATCCGCAACTCGGTGAAGGCGACCGTGGACGCGTACGACGGCTCCGTCTCGCTGTACGCCTGGGACACGGAGGATCCGCTGCTCAAGTCGTGGAGCAAGATCTTCCCGGACACCCTGAAAGACGTCTCGGAGATGAGCGGCGATCTGCTCAGCCACGTGCGCTACCCCAGCGACCTCTTCAAGGTGCAGCGCGCGATGCTCGGCGAGTACCACGTCACCGACGCCGACGCCTTCTACTCGGCGGAGGACAAGTGGCGCACGCCGGACGACCCGGTGTCGACCGCGACCGCGGGAGCGGCGAAGCTCGCTCAGCCCCCGTACTACCTCACGCTCGCGGCGGGAGCCGACGCCGACCCGAACTACTCGATCTACTCGACGTACATCCCGGACCAGTCCGGCGAGGGTTCGCGAGACATCCTGACCGGGTACCTCGCGGCGAACTCCAACGCCGGCTCCGAGGACGGCACCGTCTCCGAGGACTACGGCAAGCTGAAGCTGCTGACCCTGCCGAAGGGCGACCCGATTCCCGGGCCGGGTCAGGTGCAGAACAGCTTCACGACGGACTCCAACGTCTCCAACCTGCTCAACATCCTCAGGCAGGGCGAGAGCCAGGTGATCAGCGGCAACCTGCTGACGCTGCCAGTCGGCGGCGGCCTGCTCTACGTGCAGCCGGTCTACGTGCAGGCGAAATCCGGCACGAGCTTCCCGATCCTGCAGAAGGTGTTGGTCGCCTTCGGCGATCAGATCGCATTCGAGGACACGCTCGACGAGGCCCTCGACGCGCTCTTCGGAGGCAACTCGGGCGCCGACGCCGGCGATACCGGCACGACGCCGACCACCGAGGACCCCGAGACCGGCGACGCGGAGGCGGGCGATTCGGGCGACGGCGGCTCCGGCGGCGGTGCGACCGGAACGCTCCGGGAGACGCTGACGGAGATGCAGGACGCCCTGAAGGCGCGCGACACCGCGATGCAGGAGGGCGACTGGGCGGCCTACGGCGAGGCCGACGAGCGCCTCAAGCAGGCCATCGAGGCGGCACTCGAAGCGCAGTAG
- a CDS encoding zinc-dependent metalloprotease: MSANDHDGAERPDSGGDFEELQRILREMLSGSGAMPANGFDPEQFAKAAGINVDPQALQALFGTLQGAMQNPSAEIDWSVARKTAIEVASGDAGAGDSAAALRAFPVAALWLDEATELGPTPDAPKTLSRIEWVQQSIDTWVGLAEPVAESITRALMHALESQMPEELGSALQGATPMLRSVGGALFAVQLGTIVGRLSGEVVSAGDIGIPLLSGPGREGGALLPAGVAAFAEGLDQDAETVTLYLAIRELAHARLFRHSKWLRLHLLTAIGDYARGISIDTGRIEELARDIDPQHPEQIQEAISNGALIPPKTEAQEAAHARLETMLALIEGWVDVVTADAAKRIPGADAVAEMVRRRRATGGPAEHAFAALAGLELRPRRLREAAAVWRLVGERGDTATRDGLWAHPDLLPTAEELDHPARLLERLGLAGASPDAEADEFDAALAQLLDGELPPHDADRGGEGPGDADRGDEDRGGERG; the protein is encoded by the coding sequence ATGAGCGCGAACGACCACGACGGCGCCGAGCGCCCCGATTCCGGCGGCGATTTCGAAGAGCTGCAGCGCATCCTGCGCGAGATGCTGTCGGGCAGCGGAGCGATGCCGGCGAACGGGTTCGATCCCGAGCAGTTCGCGAAGGCGGCCGGCATCAACGTCGATCCGCAGGCGCTGCAGGCGCTCTTCGGCACCCTGCAGGGCGCGATGCAGAATCCGTCGGCCGAGATCGACTGGTCGGTCGCACGGAAGACGGCGATCGAGGTCGCGAGCGGCGACGCCGGCGCGGGCGACTCCGCTGCGGCCCTCAGGGCGTTCCCGGTGGCCGCGCTGTGGCTCGACGAGGCCACCGAGCTCGGCCCCACGCCCGACGCGCCCAAGACGCTGTCGCGCATCGAGTGGGTGCAGCAGTCGATCGACACGTGGGTGGGGCTCGCCGAGCCCGTCGCGGAGTCCATCACGCGCGCCCTGATGCACGCGCTCGAGAGCCAGATGCCCGAGGAGCTGGGATCGGCGCTGCAGGGGGCGACGCCCATGCTCCGCAGCGTCGGCGGCGCGCTCTTCGCGGTGCAGCTGGGAACGATCGTGGGGCGGCTGTCGGGCGAGGTCGTGTCGGCGGGCGACATCGGGATCCCGCTGCTCTCGGGCCCCGGCCGCGAGGGCGGCGCCCTGCTGCCCGCGGGGGTGGCGGCCTTCGCCGAGGGCCTGGATCAGGACGCCGAGACGGTCACCCTGTACCTCGCCATCCGAGAGCTGGCGCACGCCCGGCTCTTCCGGCACTCCAAGTGGCTCAGGCTGCATCTGCTCACGGCGATCGGCGACTACGCCCGCGGCATCAGCATCGACACGGGCCGCATCGAGGAACTGGCCCGGGACATCGATCCGCAGCATCCGGAGCAGATTCAGGAGGCCATCTCGAACGGCGCGCTGATTCCGCCGAAGACGGAGGCGCAGGAGGCCGCCCACGCACGGCTCGAGACCATGCTCGCCCTGATCGAGGGCTGGGTCGACGTGGTGACGGCGGATGCCGCGAAGCGCATCCCCGGGGCCGACGCCGTGGCCGAGATGGTGCGCCGCCGCCGCGCCACCGGGGGCCCCGCCGAGCACGCGTTCGCCGCCCTCGCCGGCCTCGAACTGCGGCCGCGTCGCCTGCGGGAAGCCGCAGCCGTGTGGCGGCTCGTCGGAGAGCGCGGCGACACCGCGACGCGCGATGGGCTCTGGGCGCACCCCGATCTGCTCCCCACCGCGGAGGAGCTGGACCACCCCGCTCGACTGCTGGAGCGGCTCGGGCTGGCCGGGGCCTCGCCCGACGCCGAGGCCGACGAGTTCGACGCGGCGCTCGCGCAGCTGCTCGACGGCGAGCTGCCGCCGCACGATGCAGATCGCGGCGGCGAGGGTCCGGGCGACGCGGACCGCGGCGACGAGGATCGCGGCGGCGAGCGCGGCTGA
- a CDS encoding YlbL family protein: MSEHIGERRSLEAPGAAPDRRSRRLWIAGAIAVPVLLAGAIPSPYVLERPGPVVDTLGDVTVDDAVEPVVSFPDAKTYPTSGTLNLLTVQVLGSPDDRRSWLSLVPGLVDPSQRIAPLTDFFREGETSDDREAQNTALMAGSQTTAAAAAFRATGAEVGVVLTVAEVAPGSAADGVLQAGDRLIALDGDEIESFAMLRERTVAAGDGGLLRLGIERDGDRLDVELSPTVPEGGEEPLIGATIATDFELPSEVDISLDDIGGPSAGMVFSLAMYDRLTPGELLGGMTVSGTGTMSDGGEVGPIGGLEQKMWAASRAGSDLFLMPLGNCADLPEHVPGEMPVAPVATLDEAIDAVETAAAGGTPAGLERCGADVSARTASE; encoded by the coding sequence TTGAGCGAGCACATCGGCGAGAGGCGTTCGCTCGAGGCGCCGGGTGCGGCGCCGGATCGCCGGAGCCGACGGCTGTGGATCGCGGGGGCCATCGCGGTGCCCGTGCTGCTCGCGGGCGCGATCCCGTCGCCCTACGTTTTGGAGCGGCCGGGGCCCGTGGTCGACACGCTGGGCGATGTCACGGTCGACGACGCCGTCGAACCCGTCGTGTCCTTCCCCGACGCGAAGACGTACCCCACGAGCGGCACGCTGAACCTGCTCACGGTGCAGGTGCTCGGCAGCCCCGACGATCGCCGCAGCTGGCTGTCGCTCGTGCCGGGGCTCGTCGACCCCTCGCAACGGATCGCCCCGCTCACCGACTTCTTCCGGGAGGGGGAGACCTCCGACGACCGCGAGGCGCAGAACACCGCGCTCATGGCGGGATCGCAGACGACCGCGGCCGCCGCGGCCTTCCGCGCCACCGGGGCCGAGGTCGGAGTCGTGCTCACCGTCGCCGAGGTCGCGCCGGGCAGCGCGGCCGACGGGGTGCTGCAGGCGGGGGATCGGCTGATCGCACTCGACGGCGACGAGATCGAGAGCTTCGCCATGCTGCGGGAGCGCACCGTTGCGGCCGGGGACGGCGGGCTCCTGCGGCTCGGGATCGAGCGCGACGGCGACCGCCTCGACGTCGAGCTCTCGCCGACGGTCCCCGAAGGAGGCGAGGAGCCCCTCATCGGGGCGACCATCGCCACCGACTTCGAGCTTCCCAGCGAGGTCGACATCTCGCTCGACGACATCGGCGGGCCGAGCGCGGGCATGGTCTTCTCGCTCGCCATGTACGACCGGCTCACCCCCGGGGAGCTGCTCGGCGGGATGACGGTCAGCGGAACGGGCACGATGAGCGATGGCGGAGAGGTCGGGCCAATCGGCGGTCTCGAGCAGAAGATGTGGGCGGCGTCGCGCGCGGGGAGCGACCTCTTCCTCATGCCGCTCGGCAACTGCGCCGACCTTCCCGAGCATGTGCCCGGCGAGATGCCGGTCGCCCCGGTCGCGACGCTCGACGAGGCGATCGACGCGGTCGAGACGGCCGCCGCCGGGGGAACGCCGGCGGGGCTGGAGCGATGCGGCGCGGACGTCTCCGCGCGCACCGCCTCCGAGTAG
- a CDS encoding S1C family serine protease, giving the protein MSTTPEYGPDGRLITPSSAAAAGESTPTPEQTTMLPAVPGEAAHPVPQPHLPQPHAEQPSQPVQQTRATEPAQATQPLQPSQPAAYASDQRFPAAAGPADPQQHLPHPDQAGARPEHPTVQLPAAHHATAASAATATAVAPETHPGSHASGGFGGGSSDGPHDGHRAAKSGDGRQRTGMLLAGLAVGALLGGVAGGGVAAVVSANAPQTSSTSASGNSAITLNNAENATAISGVAAVATPSVVTLEVAGGSSSGSGSGVIYSEDGYIITNAHVVTLDGAAMSDASIRVKLSDGRIFDGSLVGVDPYADLAVVKVDASDLPAIEVADSDKIDVGDLTVAIGAPLNLANTVTSGVVSALNRGISVGSPLLENQPTPDDESGDDGSGGGGLPWDFRFGLPDDQGQQPQQQQTSSGSVTLPVIQTDASINPGNSGGALLNGNGELIGINVAIASTSTTGETAGSVGLGFAIPANLASRVADAIIAGEQPSHGLLGASVADSSQDTDADANYAGGLLVEVVPDGAAAKAGLQAGDVITAVDGVSAVDGTSVSALIRYHEGGSKVRIDYMRNGEAGQTEATLGTLEW; this is encoded by the coding sequence ATGAGCACCACACCCGAGTACGGCCCGGACGGCCGACTCATCACCCCCTCCTCAGCGGCGGCCGCGGGCGAGTCGACGCCGACTCCCGAGCAGACGACGATGCTTCCGGCGGTGCCGGGAGAGGCTGCGCACCCCGTGCCGCAACCGCACCTGCCGCAACCGCACGCCGAGCAGCCGTCGCAGCCGGTTCAGCAGACCCGCGCGACCGAGCCCGCGCAGGCCACGCAGCCGCTGCAGCCGTCGCAGCCCGCGGCGTACGCCTCCGATCAGCGGTTCCCAGCCGCCGCAGGGCCCGCCGATCCGCAGCAGCACCTGCCGCACCCCGATCAGGCGGGAGCGCGCCCCGAGCACCCCACCGTCCAGCTTCCGGCGGCGCACCACGCGACGGCTGCTTCCGCCGCGACCGCGACCGCCGTGGCACCCGAGACCCACCCGGGATCGCATGCCTCGGGCGGGTTCGGAGGGGGCTCCTCCGACGGCCCGCACGACGGTCACCGCGCGGCGAAATCGGGCGACGGCCGGCAGCGCACCGGCATGCTCCTCGCCGGGCTCGCGGTCGGAGCGCTCCTCGGCGGAGTCGCGGGCGGCGGCGTCGCCGCAGTCGTCTCGGCGAATGCTCCGCAGACCAGCTCCACGTCGGCGAGCGGCAACAGCGCGATCACGCTGAACAACGCGGAGAACGCCACCGCGATCTCCGGGGTGGCCGCGGTCGCCACGCCCAGCGTCGTGACGCTCGAAGTCGCCGGCGGCAGCTCCAGCGGCTCGGGGTCGGGTGTGATCTACTCCGAGGACGGGTACATCATCACGAACGCGCACGTCGTCACGCTCGACGGCGCCGCGATGAGCGACGCGTCCATCAGGGTGAAGCTCAGCGACGGGCGCATCTTCGATGGCAGCCTCGTCGGCGTGGACCCGTACGCCGACCTGGCGGTGGTGAAGGTCGACGCCTCCGACCTCCCCGCCATCGAGGTCGCGGACTCCGACAAGATCGACGTCGGCGACCTGACCGTCGCGATCGGCGCGCCGCTGAACCTGGCCAACACGGTGACGAGCGGCGTCGTGAGCGCGCTCAACCGGGGCATCTCGGTCGGCAGCCCGCTCCTCGAGAACCAGCCGACGCCTGATGACGAGAGCGGCGACGACGGCTCCGGCGGTGGCGGCCTCCCCTGGGACTTCCGCTTCGGCCTGCCCGACGACCAGGGCCAGCAGCCGCAGCAGCAGCAGACGTCGTCGGGCAGCGTCACGCTCCCCGTCATTCAGACGGACGCGTCCATCAACCCCGGAAATTCGGGCGGCGCTCTGCTCAACGGCAACGGCGAGCTCATCGGCATCAACGTCGCGATCGCATCGACCTCCACCACGGGGGAGACCGCGGGCAGTGTCGGGCTCGGTTTCGCGATCCCCGCGAACCTCGCCTCCCGCGTCGCCGACGCGATCATCGCGGGCGAGCAGCCGTCGCACGGCCTCCTCGGCGCCTCGGTGGCGGACTCGTCGCAGGACACCGACGCGGACGCGAACTACGCGGGCGGCCTGCTCGTGGAAGTCGTGCCCGACGGGGCGGCCGCGAAAGCCGGCCTGCAGGCCGGCGACGTGATCACCGCCGTCGACGGCGTCTCCGCGGTCGACGGGACCTCGGTCTCGGCGCTGATCCGCTACCACGAGGGCGGCAGCAAGGTGCGCATCGACTACATGCGCAACGGAGAAGCCGGTCAGACCGAGGCGACCCTCGGCACCCTCGAGTGGTGA
- a CDS encoding ATP-dependent helicase: MSEDAEAILAALDPEQREIAESLRGPVAVLAGAGTGKTRAITHRIAYGVRTGVYDPARVLAVTFTRKAAGELQGRLRALGADGVRAQTFHGAALAQLNHFWPELVGGPAPKMLPGKVAALSQAVESLGFRLGGEALRDAAAEIEWRKTRMLSIDAYADQIESRPVPQGLTPERLVDLHRAYTALLEERRQIDFEDVLVLMTGMLEAEPRAALQVRERYRFFTVDEYQDVSPLQHSLLRMWLGDRDDLCVVGDASQTIYSFAGASSAYLLRFGAEYPRAREIRLERNYRSTEPVVRVSNRLMRDRPGALTLRAARADATAAPAPTFEWFASDHDEAAAVADSVAAAVRAGTRASEIAILYRTNAQSARFEEALRQRGLSTRVHGAQRFFDRADVRQAVMLIRGEAKVADTRPLFQIVSDVLRAGGWSAKAPEGAAQREKWEALGALLGLVDEMPPGTGIREFSEELLARQRMQHEPTLEAVTLSAIHAAKGLEWSMVHVVGLSEGLLPITHAADEAAIDEERRLCYVAFTRAKDTLRLSGVSGGGRTPREPSRFISEAGMVAAGR, translated from the coding sequence GTGAGTGAGGACGCGGAGGCGATCCTCGCGGCGCTCGATCCCGAGCAGCGGGAGATCGCGGAGAGCCTGCGTGGGCCCGTGGCCGTGCTCGCGGGCGCCGGTACGGGCAAGACGCGGGCCATCACCCACCGGATCGCCTACGGCGTGCGCACGGGCGTGTACGACCCCGCGCGCGTGCTCGCCGTGACCTTCACGCGGAAGGCGGCCGGTGAGCTGCAGGGGCGTCTGCGAGCGCTCGGAGCCGACGGCGTGCGGGCGCAGACCTTCCACGGCGCGGCGCTCGCCCAGCTGAACCACTTCTGGCCGGAGCTCGTCGGCGGGCCCGCCCCGAAGATGCTCCCCGGCAAGGTGGCGGCGCTGTCGCAGGCCGTCGAATCGCTCGGGTTCAGGCTCGGGGGCGAGGCGCTGCGCGACGCCGCGGCCGAGATCGAGTGGCGCAAGACGCGCATGCTCAGCATCGACGCCTACGCCGACCAGATCGAGAGCCGCCCCGTGCCGCAGGGCCTCACTCCTGAGCGACTCGTGGACCTGCACCGCGCCTACACCGCACTGCTCGAGGAGCGCCGCCAGATCGACTTCGAAGACGTGCTCGTGCTGATGACCGGGATGCTCGAGGCCGAGCCCCGCGCCGCCCTGCAGGTGCGGGAGCGCTATCGCTTCTTCACCGTCGACGAGTACCAGGACGTCTCGCCGCTGCAGCACTCGCTGCTGCGGATGTGGCTGGGGGATCGCGACGACCTCTGCGTGGTGGGGGATGCGAGCCAGACCATCTACTCGTTCGCGGGGGCGTCGAGTGCCTACCTGCTCCGGTTCGGGGCGGAGTATCCCCGCGCGCGCGAGATTCGGCTCGAGCGCAACTACCGGTCGACCGAGCCCGTGGTGCGCGTCTCGAACCGGCTGATGCGGGATCGGCCGGGGGCGTTGACGCTGCGCGCGGCGCGCGCGGACGCGACCGCGGCGCCGGCCCCGACGTTCGAGTGGTTCGCCTCCGATCACGACGAGGCGGCGGCCGTCGCCGATTCGGTCGCGGCTGCGGTGCGGGCGGGAACCCGCGCGTCGGAGATCGCGATCCTCTACCGCACCAACGCCCAGTCGGCGCGATTCGAGGAGGCGCTGCGGCAGCGCGGGCTGAGCACCCGGGTGCACGGCGCGCAGCGCTTCTTCGATCGTGCGGACGTGCGTCAGGCGGTCATGCTCATCCGCGGAGAGGCGAAGGTGGCCGACACGCGCCCGTTGTTCCAGATCGTGAGCGACGTGCTGCGGGCCGGAGGCTGGTCTGCGAAAGCGCCCGAGGGTGCCGCGCAGCGGGAGAAGTGGGAGGCGCTCGGCGCCCTCCTCGGGCTCGTCGACGAGATGCCGCCCGGAACCGGCATCCGGGAGTTCAGCGAGGAGCTGCTGGCGCGGCAGCGGATGCAGCACGAGCCCACGCTCGAGGCGGTGACGCTGAGCGCGATCCACGCGGCGAAGGGCCTCGAATGGTCGATGGTGCACGTCGTCGGGCTGAGCGAGGGGCTGCTGCCGATCACGCACGCCGCCGATGAGGCGGCGATCGACGAGGAGCGCCGCCTCTGCTACGTGGCGTTCACCCGCGCGAAGGACACGCTGCGGCTCTCAGGTGTCTCGGGCGGCGGGCGCACCCCGCGGGAGCCGTCACGGTTCATCAGCGAGGCCGGGATGGTCGCCGCCGGGCGCTGA